The genomic window TGCGAGTTCCCCACAATCAGTCCGATATTGTCCCAATCTTCTTTTTGTTCGGGCGGAGCAATGATGTTAAGATATTGTATAATATCTTTTATTAGCATTTTTGTTGACCTCTTTCATAAGCAGCTAAAACTGCTTCTATATAGCTGTTAACACCTTTGCCATAAAATATCTTTTCACATGCCGGCGTCAGGACCGAAATATGTCTAAACGCTTCTTCTCTTTTATATATATCCGACATATGCACTTCGTATTTTGGAATGCTTACACATTTTAACGCATCATAAATAGCATAACTGTAATGCGAATATGCTCCCGCATTGATTATTATGGCGTCGGCATTTGTGCTATGTATTTTATCGATTATTGCCCCTTCGTGGTTGGATTGAAAAAACTCCAAAATTACGTCAGCAGGAGCTGCTTGTTTTATTTCCTGATTAATGTCGTCTAGCGTCTTGTATCCATAAATTTGCGGTTCTCTTTTGCCCAGCATATTAAGATTAGGGCCGTTGATAACAAGGATTTTCATAACTTAGCCTCTATGTTTTTAAGAGTTTGAATGATTTGTGCTTTTGACAATTCTACATTGTTCCATATTCTTTGGGCATCCAACGCCTGAAAAAACAGCATTGTAAGTCCGTTAACTGCTTTTATCCCCTTTTCTTTTGCCCAAGACATTATTGGCGTACAAGCGGGATTATATATAGTGTCATATACTGTTTGAAGTCTTTCAGTTTTTACCCCATTAGGCAGACTCATTTCGTTATTATGTCCTAATGTGGTGGCATTAATTATAACAGCAGGCTGTAGGTTATCTAAGTCAGCAACATGCGTGTTTTTTAGACCTAACTCATCTATGATAGCTTGCGCTTTAGTTATAGTGCGATTATAGATATATACCTTAGAAAGTTTGTCAAGTTCATAAGCAAGCGTTCTTGCAGCACCGCCTGCACCCAAAATCAATATTTCGCCACTGATGTCAATATTATGATACTCTAACGATTTCAAAAAACCTGTTCCATCTGTATTATATCCTATTAAATCTCCAGAACTTACACATACGGTATTGACTGCGCCTGTAACACTGTAATTTTTGCTTAGATAAGGCAAAATATCAGTTTTATAGGGTTTGGTTATATTAAAACCGTCATAACCGCTTCTTAATCTGTCAACTGCACCAATAAATGCCATAGGTTCTATTGACATAATAGAATACTCAATATGTATTCCAGCTGACAGAGCGATCTCTTGATGCACAAGAGGCGAATAAGAATACTGAATATTTCTTCCAATCAGTGCGTATCTTTTCAACTTTCGCCTCGTTCAAAGATTTTATAAAATCCAGGATAGCTTACATCGGCTATCTGGGCATTTTTTATAGTTACACCGTCCAAAGAAACAGCTCCAGCGATCGCTGCGCTCATGGCAATTCTATGGTCAAGTCCTGCGTCAATTTCTTTTCCGCCCATTATTACGCCTGTGCCATGAATTATCATTCCGTCTTCTGTCGCCTCGATACGCGCGCCTAGGCTTTTTAGCATATTAACGGTACTGTCTATTCTATTGGATTCTTTTACTTTTAACTCTTTTGCGTCTTTTATAATGCTAGTGCCGTCTGCGAAACACGCAAGCACTGCCAAAATAGGTATTTCATCAATCAGTCTGGGAATCATGTCGCCGCCTATAACAAAAGGCTTTAGATTATCAGTTGATTGAATAAGCATATCAGCGACAGGTTCTTCTCCTGTTCTTCTGCGGTTAAGCATAGTTATTCTTCCGCCGCTAAGTTTTATAACATCCAAAATACCTGTTCTAGTAGGATTGACGCCAACATTTTTCAAGACTATGCAGGAATCTTTCAAAATGGTTGTCAAAACCATAAGATAAGCTGCACTTGATATATCTCCAGGGACATTGACATCCACTGATTTTAAACTTGATTTTGAAATTGATATTTTATTTTTTCTAATTTTTATATCTGCGCTTTGTGCGGCAAGCATAAGTTCGGTATGATTTCTTGTTTTTACTGGCTCAATAATAGTTGTAGGGGTATCGGCATTAAGTCCAGCCAAAAGAAGCGAACTTTTCACTTGGGCGCTCGCTAAGGGCATAGTATATTCTATGCCTTTTAGATCAGAACTTTTTATCTTCAAAGGCGCAAAACCGCCTTCTCTAGATGTGATTTTAGCGCC from Clostridia bacterium includes these protein-coding regions:
- a CDS encoding Nif3-like dinuclear metal center hexameric protein, which codes for MLIKDIIQYLNIIAPPEQKEDWDNIGLIVGNS
- a CDS encoding type II 3-dehydroquinate dehydratase, coding for MKILVINGPNLNMLGKREPQIYGYKTLDDINQEIKQAAPADVILEFFQSNHEGAIIDKIHSTNADAIIINAGAYSHYSYAIYDALKCVSIPKYEVHMSDIYKREEAFRHISVLTPACEKIFYGKGVNSYIEAVLAAYERGQQKC
- a CDS encoding shikimate dehydrogenase, giving the protein MKRYALIGRNIQYSYSPLVHQEIALSAGIHIEYSIMSIEPMAFIGAVDRLRSGYDGFNITKPYKTDILPYLSKNYSVTGAVNTVCVSSGDLIGYNTDGTGFLKSLEYHNIDISGEILILGAGGAARTLAYELDKLSKVYIYNRTITKAQAIIDELGLKNTHVADLDNLQPAVIINATTLGHNNEMSLPNGVKTERLQTVYDTIYNPACTPIMSWAKEKGIKAVNGLTMLFFQALDAQRIWNNVELSKAQIIQTLKNIEAKL
- the aroA gene encoding 3-phosphoshikimate 1-carboxyvinyltransferase, translating into MTIKPLKRISGAFDLPGDKSITHRAIMFNAVAEGEAKVYNALLGEDCLATIDCMRKLGAKIEVDNDTVTVIGAKRIKSGQELYVGNSGTTMRLLAGLLCGLGVSAELDGDESIRKRPMNRIIEPLSLMGAKITSREGGFAPLKIKSSDLKGIEYTMPLASAQVKSSLLLAGLNADTPTTIIEPVKTRNHTELMLAAQSADIKIRKNKISISKSSLKSVDVNVPGDISSAAYLMVLTTILKDSCIVLKNVGVNPTRTGILDVIKLSGGRITMLNRRRTGEEPVADMLIQSTDNLKPFVIGGDMIPRLIDEIPILAVLACFADGTSIIKDAKELKVKESNRIDSTVNMLKSLGARIEATEDGMIIHGTGVIMGGKEIDAGLDHRIAMSAAIAGAVSLDGVTIKNAQIADVSYPGFYKIFERGES